GTCTGCATAGACTGATGATGTGGAGGCGCCTATGAACGGTAAAAACATCATAAAGTATAGGGAAGACAACGGGATATCCCAGATAGAATTAGCCAATGAACTTGGTGTTGCCAGATCCACATTATCTCGATGGGAGCAGAATAAAACAGTTCCTCGTGGTGAAGATTACGATCATTTACGCAAAATCATAGGCGATGAATATATTACCGACGAAGATCTTACCGAAGACAAGACGGCTATCGAGGCAATCGAAGTAGTGTCGGACAGAGTAGACAACATTTTATTTCAAGTAACACAAATTGAATCTAATCAAAGAAGCTTCGAGAATGAGGATAACAAGTCAAAGCTAAAGCACAGAAGAATAAGGACGGTTGCAATAATTGTTACATGCATAATCATACTTGCCATTGTTATAGGAACATGGTTTTACCTGATGAATTATGGTTTTGGTGGCGATATAGTTGAGGGTTCTGTAGGAATTGAGGATGTAGATGATTGAGATAACAATTGAAAGAAGAAAATAAAATGAGAAAAACAATTGCTGTTCTACTGCTTCAATTGTATGTGTTGTGATTGGAACATTATCATCACTGGTTTTTGCCGATTATGGGATAAGAGGTCATGGCATAGATTCTGTATATAATGGTTCAAGTTGGGGTGAAAAGGCTTGGGTTACAGTGGGAACGCTGGGTTCTACATATGAACACCATGTGGATGTATGGGTTAAGAAAGGCAGTAGTAGCGTTAGGTACGGAGAAATGAAATATATAGCGCCAGCTAATTCTCAATATCATACATATTACTCGGCATTTGTTGA
The sequence above is drawn from the Ruminococcaceae bacterium R-25 genome and encodes:
- a CDS encoding transcriptional regulator with XRE-family HTH domain, with amino-acid sequence MNGKNIIKYREDNGISQIELANELGVARSTLSRWEQNKTVPRGEDYDHLRKIIGDEYITDEDLTEDKTAIEAIEVVSDRVDNILFQVTQIESNQRSFENEDNKSKLKHRRIRTVAIIVTCIIILAIVIGTWFYLMNYGFGGDIVEGSVGIEDVDD